GGGTGATAAATGCGTATGGAAAGATCTCAGGAGCCGCCTGGGTGAcgtgggcagggagggagccagGGCAGAAACAGAAGCACCCGCGGGGCGAGGAGGAGCGAGGCTCCCAGCTTCGTGCCCCCACAATCAGTGCAAAACCCTATTGCTCTCTATATTATAAACAGGCTTAGAAAAGGCAGAACCAGAAGCAGGAACAGGCAGCACAACCTGAACTTTCGAGCCAGGCCAGGGCTCGCTTCCACCCCCAGCAGAAGCCCGCGAGCAGAGCCCATCCCCGCGGGGCACGGCTGCGGCACGGTGCTGCCCGCGTGCGCCGGGCGCGCTGCTTGGCGCCGGGCTCTGCGAGTGACATTTTCCTTCTATCGCGAAAGCTGTTGTTTTGGGCATCTTGCCCACGCTCTGGGCTTCCCGAAATGTCAGCCTTAAGCACCAGtaaagggaggggaagagaacGACAGGGAATGACGTGCACGAAGTGCTGGTGGGCAGGTGGGGCAGCGCTGGAGAGCCCGCAAGCATCCCGGGCACCGTGCCCCAAGGAGCGAGGTGTGTGTCCTCTCCAGCACCCCAAGGAGAAGGATTTTCCTACTGTGCCATGGTTCTCCTAAAGCTAAACCTGCTTCTGCCCTCCCACCGTAACTATGGGCCGTGAAGGCGGTGGGACCCCCGACAAGGGGGTCCACTTGGTCCTTAGAGCAGGTCTCTGAGCCCATTAGGGATCTTCAGCAGCGCAGTGTGACCAAGGGAGGGTCTGATGAACAAGCTGTCTTCCCCATCACGGTAGAAGAAACTCCTTCTCGCACCAGTCGAGCTGAGACAGCCCACCACCAGCAAGCAGCCCTCCATTAGGCGCTGTGTAATTAATTAACCCTGAGCACAACGAGCCCAGGAAAGCCAAACGGCGATTACACATCTCGCTGGAGTTTGGATGCTTTCTAAAGGGCTCACGTTAATCCCCACCAGCCAGcctgggctcctgcagctctaattgatttttttcccctccttgggCAGCACGTTCAGCATAAATGATGTTTAGCATGGGGGAAGACGAGCACCCAGCACGCGTCCCCAGCCTGGCGTCACCCGGAGCACTTTGGCTTCCCATACCCTTGCCCCCCAGCAAGCACCACTTGCACCTCTCTGACTGAAATCCCACCGGCTCTGTGAGCAACCACACTTCGTCACAACCACAGCAAGTCAAGAATTGTTCTTACAACAAAGCTCACTCATCCTGATAAAGTCCAGATGCTCACTGAAAACCACAGTGGCCACAAAAATACCCACGAAATTGCCTCCTGCCAAGTCCAGAGCTCCCGAACTGTCCGAGGATTTccacaaaaaccccaaatccacctGGCTCAAACTAAGTTtgtcttcaaaagcaaaaaatgcatttaacacCGATCAGTATATAATGAACAAAGAAACGACCCATTATCTCTAATTGCACAGAAGGGAACAGGGCAGCTGAATTAACCCAACTTGTCAGCCTGCACCCAGAGAAGAGGCCTCCACCTCCGCAAGCAACTTCTGGCACACCAAcggaaagcagaaataaaataaaacccactTTACTCACCGCAGCACAGCTCCTTCCTtcaccccagccccaccagcagcctcccTTCTCCTTGCCATGCAGCTGAAGCCGCCTGCACCCAGctggcacccgtgggtgctgaTGGGCCCCCCACCCACTGCTGTTTCCCATCACATTCCTCATGGGGATGCACAtgggcagcacctgcagggtCTCTGCTCGGGGGCAGAGGTGGGATGCTGGTGCTGGGGCAAACCAAATGTGTATtaatgggaaagggaaaaaaaaaaaagaagaaaagaggaaaaagagcgGGTTTTGCTCCATCAGCCCACACGAGCAGCTCGTGGCAGCCCAGTGCGGGGTCTGAGACCTGCCAGGCTCGCGgcccagagaggggctggggacagggacactcAGGGTGCCTGGGGACCTCAGGTCTTCTTCTCACCCTCTGGTTACCCAAATACTCCTCCTGGTCAACCTCGTGTCCCAGAGAGCTGCTACAAAAGGATGCATCCATACCAACCCTGTGCACCAGAACAAGACAGCCAGGACTGTTTTCCCTTCTGGCTGTCtccagaaaggagaagaaacccCACACCACCCCACACCACCCCACTGCGGCTCTTTGTGCCCCTCCTGCCCATGCCCCCATGTCCTGCTCCCGGCCAGAGACCCGCACCCACCTTGTGGCCATCTCCAAAAGGCCCCTGTGGGACAAAGCAGCCCCCAAGGCAGTGCTTCCCGTCCCCTTTTTGTGGGTCTCCTCAGCACACCGTGTTGACAGTTGTCCCGTTGGAGGCCCCCGAAGCCCCCCTGCCATTTCCAGCCCCATCCTTGACGGTTTTCTCCAAGGCTGAGGCAGGTTTATGTCTCTCGTGCCTGGTGATTGCTGTTTCGATGCCCCTGAGACACAGCTGCACGTCCTCCCGAAACGAGGGGGTGTACAGCCCGTAAATGACCGGGTCGGTGCACGTGTGCAGCAAGCCGAAGAGAAAGAAGCTGTGGTTGACGTACTCAGGCGTCCTGTGGATCATGGCTGGCTGGAACCAGTACCACAAGCCCAGCAGGTAGTACGGGGTCCAGCAGACGACGAAGGTGGCGACGATCACGACCGTCATCTTGAGGGTCTTCATGCGCGCCTTGGAGATGGGGTCATTTTGATTTCTTACCAGACCTGGTGACAGTCATAAAATCACggaatcattaaggctggaagagacctccaagatcatctggtccaaccatcctcctaccaccaatgtcaccccctaaaccatgtccccaagcaccacatccaacctttccttgaacacccccagggacggtgactccaccacctccctgggcaacccgtcccaatgcctgaccgctctttctgagaagaaatgtctcctcatttccaacctgaacctcccctggcacaacttgaggccattccctctggtcctatcgcTGGTTGGACCCCAAGGGGCTGGGACCTCCTTACCTTTGTTGACCTTGAGCTGCTTACTGATCTCCCAGATGATTCGGGTGTAGCAAATGATCATGATGCTCAGGGGGGTGATGTAGAGGGTGGTGAAGGTGAACATGTTGTAGAGGGTTTCCTCCCAGTGCGCTCGGAAGCTGCCGTGGGTAACACACTGCGTGAAGTTCCCTCCCGGGACCGTGTGCAggtggaagaggaaaagctgaaaCCGAGAACCAAATAACAAGGcggggaggttttggggcagaGCACCAAATCCAGGCAGTGCTCCTGGCTGCGCACGGCGagcacctccctgctgctgtcGGACCTGGGGAGATGCTCTGGGCACCCGGCTCTTGGGCTTGGCCTGGACGGGTGGGATCTGGAGCCTGTGAGATCCCATTTCTATCTCATTGTTTCAGAGGCAGAGGTGGGATTCACCCTCGGGTGccctcctctctgctttctgccaTACCACGTGCTACTTTGGGCAGTAACTGCTCAGGTTTGTCTTGGCCCAATACAACACGTTTTTGCAGTGGAGCAGGGATACATTTTGGGGAGCTGATAGCCACAtgcataagaaataaaaaaataatggaaaatggaattttCCCCAGCACTAATTTAGTACCCTAATGGGGTCGCAATGACCTGCTGCTATGACCAAGGTGCAGAACCAACGCAGCGACCACACCAATTTGCTCACCAACGCCAAGCTGCCAAAGGCGAAGCCCACGGACTGGGATGGACTTGTTGGTGAAGCCCCtctccaaaaccaaaccctacaGGGAAAGTGCCCAGCCCTACCTGCGGAGCAGCCAGGAGCACGCTGCCCGCCCAGGCGGCACGCAGCAGAAGCCCGTTGCGGCGTCGGGCACGGGCGAAGGGTCGGAGGACGGCGGCGTGCCGGTCCAGGCTGAtcaccaccagcaccagggcGGCCGCGTACATGGCGAAGAGCTTGAGGAAGTTGAGGAGCTTGCAGGAGAGCTCGCCGCCGTAC
This Anser cygnoides isolate HZ-2024a breed goose chromosome 11, Taihu_goose_T2T_genome, whole genome shotgun sequence DNA region includes the following protein-coding sequences:
- the LOC106036519 gene encoding gonadotropin-releasing hormone II receptor-like; amino-acid sequence: MSQPRAPPHHLPTDGDVNASAARCPQHWVEPRFTQAARARVAITAVFFLLAACSNAAVLGSLLRKRRKSHVRPLILSLALADLLVTVAVMPLDAVWNVTVQWYGGELSCKLLNFLKLFAMYAAALVLVVISLDRHAAVLRPFARARRRNGLLLRAAWAGSVLLAAPQLFLFHLHTVPGGNFTQCVTHGSFRAHWEETLYNMFTFTTLYITPLSIMIICYTRIIWEISKQLKVNKGLVRNQNDPISKARMKTLKMTVVIVATFVVCWTPYYLLGLWYWFQPAMIHRTPEYVNHSFFLFGLLHTCTDPVIYGLYTPSFREDVQLCLRGIETAITRHERHKPASALEKTVKDGAGNGRGASGASNGTTVNTVC